In one window of Ptychodera flava strain L36383 unplaced genomic scaffold, AS_Pfla_20210202 Scaffold_84__1_contigs__length_488627_pilon, whole genome shotgun sequence DNA:
- the LOC139129008 gene encoding uncharacterized protein, producing the protein MNGYYSESKLGLAILALLTVTIVPALLMVMQCWRSQQKKGRRGVTIQGTIPDENRITFNPSVTVLETEPSVRFNAGSERETSFPIYATVNKSTKHPRKESDAKEDELYSLLGEPLRDSRTQNDQQSNLGIPSACTDSANNYDHIDRSGKRYKQRNLPDQAYYEELKPLSPSVNDKRLAFTYMAK; encoded by the exons ATGAACGGTTATTATTCTGAGAGTAAACTTGGCCTTGCGATACTTGCCTTACTGACAGTAACCATTGTACCAGCATTACTGATGGTCATGCAGTGCTGGCGAAGCCAGCAAAA AAAAGGGCGCAGAGGTGTTACAATCCAAGGAACCATTCCAGATGAAAATAGAATCACATTCAATCCCAGTGTTACAGTATTGGAAACAGAACCAAGTGTAAGATTCAATGCAGGATCTGAACGAGAAACCTCTTTCCCAATATACGCCACCGttaacaaaagtacaaaacatcCTCGCAAAGAGAGTGATGCCAAAGAAGACGAACTTTATTCTCTCCTGGGAGAGCCATTGCGAGATTCCCGAACACAGAATGATCAGCAAAGTAATCTGGGAATACCAAGTGCATGCACTGACTCTGCCAATAATTATGACCACATCGACAGAAGCGGTAAACGGTATAAGCAACGAAATCTTCCTGATCAGGCTTACTATGAAGAGTTGAAACCCTTGTCGCCAAGCGTTAACGACAAGAGACTCGCGTTTACTTATATGGCTAAATAG
- the LOC139129005 gene encoding multiple epidermal growth factor-like domains protein 10, with the protein MRLIPNIEALASFSVAFVMLCSIYISSALSGQTHSNDPNACRGPQYSDVNPVYLCCDGYTKDAEANLTAYCRECPDGTYGENCRGKCTCDNGSTCNKVDGVCLCPHGYYGGQCEFSCNCINDSTCNMLDGSCICPSGRHGSVCQNICNCPMDTTCDGKTGKCKCLEGFYGSPPSTTCKRCNCTENAKCDPSEGCVCKSGYYGPRCDKECQCYNGASCSTVDPDECECVRGWAGRSCEQCDSNTFKVNDRPYCEDKCFKCFNGHECKPSEGNCFCLPGWHGNWCDRTCDEGYYGENCTSKVSLFERR; encoded by the exons ATGAGATTGATTCCAAACATAGAAGCCCTAGCATCATTCTCCGTTGCCTTTGTAATGCTGTGCTCCATTTACATCAGCAGCGCCCTCTCAGGTCAAACCCATTCAAATGACCCTAATGCATGTAGAGGACCCCAATATTCTGACGTAAATCC GGTTTACCTCTGTTGCGATGGTTACACAAAAGATGCTGAAGCTAACTTGACTGCATATTGCCGAG aATGTCCTGACGGAACCTACGGCGAAAATTGTAGGGGCAAGTGTACATGTGACAACGGCAGTACCTGTAATAAAGTCGATGGCGTTTGTCTTTGTCCACATGGCTATTATGGGGGGCAATGTGAATTCTCTTGTAACTGCATAAATGACAGTACCTGCAATATGCTAGACGGTTCCTGTATTTGTCCAAGTGGTCGTCATGGGTCTGTATGTCAAAACATTTGCAATTGTCCGATGGACACTACTTGTGATGGTAAAACTGGCAAATGCAAATGCCTAGAAGGTTTCTATGGCAGTCCTCCGAGTACAACATGTAAACGCTGCAATTGTACAGAAAACGCCAAGTGTGACCCATCGGAAGGATGTGTCTGTAAATCCGGGTACTACGGTCCGCGGTGTGACAAAGAGTGTCAGTGTTATAATGGTGCATCATGCTCGACCGTGGACCCTGACGAGTGCGAATGTGTTCGTGGATGGGCTGGACGTTCATGCGAACAATGCGACAGTAATACTTTTAAAGTAAATGATCGCCCATATTGTGAAGATAAATGTTTCAAGTGCTTTAACGGGCATGAATGCAAACCATCAGAAGGGAACTGTTTTTGCTTACCAGGTTGGCATGGTAACTGGTGCGACAGAACGTGTGACGAAGGGTATTACGGCGAGAACTGCACGAGCAAAGTGTCCCTGTTTGAACGCAGGTAG